One segment of Campylobacter hominis ATCC BAA-381 DNA contains the following:
- the tsf gene encoding translation elongation factor Ts, with amino-acid sequence MQITAKMVKDLRESTGAGMMDCKKALVEANGDMEQAIKVLHEKGLGKAAKKADRLASEGLVCVLVNSDFSKATISEINSETDFVAKNDKFINFVNNTTKHIQDSNITNVEALNNSLINGEKFSDFITNQIATIGENLVVRRFNTINANGGVLNGYLHSNSRVGVIISATCENVDRKKAADFIYQLCMHAAAMKPSVISYKEFNPDFLKSELTALKAELEKENEELKRLGKPLNHIPEFASRAQISDEIIEKEKEKIRAELKKEGKPEKIWDKIIPGKLERFLADNTLLDQRLTLLGQFFVMDDKKTIEQVIDEKSKEFGGKITITNYIRYEVGEGLEKKSEDFAAEVAAQIG; translated from the coding sequence ATGCAAATAACAGCAAAAATGGTAAAAGATCTTCGGGAATCAACCGGAGCTGGAATGATGGATTGCAAAAAAGCCCTTGTTGAAGCTAATGGAGATATGGAGCAAGCGATTAAAGTTTTACACGAAAAAGGACTTGGTAAAGCTGCTAAAAAAGCGGACAGATTAGCTAGTGAAGGTTTAGTTTGTGTTTTAGTTAATTCAGATTTCAGCAAAGCTACAATCAGCGAAATAAACTCTGAAACGGATTTTGTAGCCAAAAATGATAAATTTATAAATTTTGTAAACAACACTACAAAACATATTCAAGATAGCAATATAACAAATGTAGAAGCTTTAAACAACAGCCTGATAAACGGTGAAAAATTCAGCGATTTTATTACAAATCAAATAGCGACAATAGGTGAAAATTTAGTAGTTCGCAGATTTAATACAATAAATGCAAACGGCGGAGTGTTAAATGGATATTTACACTCGAACTCACGCGTAGGCGTTATAATAAGTGCGACTTGCGAAAATGTCGATCGTAAAAAAGCGGCTGATTTTATATATCAACTTTGCATGCATGCAGCAGCAATGAAACCAAGCGTAATCAGCTACAAAGAATTTAATCCTGATTTTTTAAAAAGCGAGCTGACCGCGCTAAAAGCTGAACTTGAAAAAGAAAATGAAGAATTAAAACGACTTGGAAAACCGCTAAATCATATACCTGAATTTGCAAGCAGAGCTCAAATAAGCGATGAAATAATCGAAAAAGAAAAAGAAAAAATTAGAGCCGAACTAAAAAAAGAAGGCAAGCCTGAAAAAATTTGGGATAAAATAATACCTGGAAAACTGGAAAGATTTTTGGCGGATAATACCTTACTTGATCAACGTCTTACACTTCTAGGACAATTTTTTGTAATGGACGATAAAAAGACAATTGAACAGGTTATTGATGAAAAAAGCAAAGAATTTGGCGGTAAAATCACTATTACAAATTATATCCGTTATGAAGTAGGAGAAGGTTTGGAGAAAAAGTCAGAGGATTTCGCAGCTGAAGTCGCTGCTCAAATAGGCTAG
- the rpsB gene encoding 30S ribosomal protein S2, with the protein MVTMRDLLECGVHFGHQTRRWNPKMKKFIFGERKGIYIIDLQKTIRYFRYTYNIVRDAAAEGKTILFVGTKKQAGAAIKEFAEKCEMPYVNHRWLGGMLTNFDTIKQSIRKLEVIEQMETDGSMDLLTKKEAGMLKSKKAKLELYLGGIRNMKNLPDMVFVIDCVKEKIAVKEANRLGMPVIAPLDTNCDPDVVDFPIPGNDDAIRSIQLFCQEMSEAINEGKALRDQDSEEEIQNKEQDEVSQEEKDDILDEAMNEEDFEIPEDKE; encoded by the coding sequence ATGGTAACAATGAGAGATTTATTGGAATGCGGTGTGCATTTTGGCCACCAAACTCGCAGATGGAATCCAAAAATGAAGAAATTTATTTTTGGCGAGAGAAAAGGTATCTATATTATAGATTTGCAAAAAACAATCCGCTATTTTCGATATACTTACAATATCGTTCGCGATGCGGCCGCTGAAGGTAAAACAATACTTTTTGTAGGAACGAAAAAACAAGCTGGTGCAGCTATAAAAGAGTTTGCAGAAAAATGCGAAATGCCTTATGTAAATCACAGATGGCTTGGTGGAATGCTTACAAATTTCGACACAATAAAACAATCAATCAGAAAACTTGAAGTTATAGAACAAATGGAAACAGACGGTTCAATGGATCTTTTAACAAAAAAAGAAGCAGGAATGTTAAAAAGCAAAAAAGCAAAATTAGAGCTTTATCTTGGTGGAATTCGTAATATGAAAAACTTGCCTGATATGGTTTTTGTGATAGACTGCGTAAAAGAAAAAATTGCCGTAAAAGAAGCAAATCGTCTAGGTATGCCTGTAATAGCACCACTTGATACAAATTGTGATCCTGATGTTGTAGATTTCCCTATTCCAGGTAATGATGATGCGATTCGTTCAATTCAACTCTTCTGTCAAGAAATGTCTGAAGCTATAAATGAAGGAAAAGCATTAAGAGATCAAGATAGTGAAGAAGAAATTCAAAATAAAGAACAGGATGAAGTTTCACAAGAAGAAAAAGACGACATTTTAGACGAGGCAATGAACGAAGAAGATTTCGAAATTCCGGAGGATAAAGAATAA
- a CDS encoding acyltransferase family protein has protein sequence MQTETTPKAKKQREGGIELLRIFAIFLITCVHMLNFGGFLGHAASDFELSILRLLYAFFMIAVNIFVIITGFFMIHSKFRPAKLIPLWFSVLFYGFFLEAVAVFYFGADLKFYDFLVTFFPITSNRYWFFTSYALLFLISPLLNLILLNSSKRQLNCILIGVFIFSYAAKRFNVDEITQLVGGYNLIWFICLYFVGGYLSLNAPRYKKWQSVGIYLLATFALWGCFYIRDISWFIDKFIVNKCEYTAPLALIASIAIFLSVKGIIFSEKTTKTIMFFSSAVFGIYLFQEAFLFKPFLYGEILHTNDFWGRDDSILYLFRSVFIVFFLGFFTDMIRQILFKIFKAEI, from the coding sequence ATGCAGACCGAAACAACACCGAAAGCCAAAAAGCAACGTGAAGGCGGAATTGAGCTGCTTAGAATTTTTGCGATTTTTCTAATAACTTGCGTTCATATGTTAAATTTCGGAGGATTTTTAGGACATGCCGCAAGCGATTTTGAACTCTCTATATTGCGCCTTTTATATGCTTTTTTTATGATTGCCGTAAATATTTTTGTAATAATTACCGGATTTTTTATGATACATTCGAAATTCCGTCCCGCAAAACTTATTCCGCTTTGGTTTAGCGTCCTGTTTTATGGATTTTTCTTGGAAGCGGTGGCTGTTTTTTATTTTGGAGCCGATCTTAAATTTTATGATTTTTTAGTTACATTTTTTCCGATTACAAGCAACAGATATTGGTTTTTTACAAGCTATGCACTTCTGTTTTTAATTTCACCGCTTTTAAATTTAATTTTACTAAATTCAAGTAAAAGACAACTGAACTGCATTCTTATCGGTGTTTTTATATTTTCATATGCCGCAAAACGCTTCAATGTTGATGAAATTACGCAACTTGTAGGTGGATATAATCTGATATGGTTTATATGCTTATACTTCGTCGGCGGATATTTAAGCCTGAATGCACCTCGTTATAAAAAATGGCAAAGTGTCGGCATATATCTGCTTGCAACGTTTGCACTTTGGGGATGTTTTTATATTAGAGATATTTCGTGGTTTATAGATAAATTTATTGTAAACAAATGCGAATATACAGCTCCTCTTGCGCTAATTGCCAGCATTGCAATATTTTTAAGCGTAAAAGGAATAATTTTTAGTGAAAAAACAACAAAAACAATTATGTTTTTCAGTTCCGCCGTTTTTGGAATTTATCTTTTCCAAGAGGCATTTTTATTTAAACCGTTTTTATACGGTGAAATTTTGCATACGAACGATTTTTGGGGCAGAGATGACAGCATTTTGTATCTTTTCAGATCTGTTTTTATCGTTTTCTTTTTAGGATTTTTTACGGATATGATTCGCCAAATTCTGTTTAAAATTTTTAAAGCTGAAATTTAG
- a CDS encoding agmatine deiminase family protein — protein MIKTFGEWHKQSALFVALPHENTDWKAYLDEISLSYRKFIKAVSKFQKVITIAPNFTDFERICSDLQNVEFVKIDTNDTWIRDFGAIDIKENGEIVGLNFIFNAWGDKFQSSKDNAVNKTLFKKIGGNLKDINLILEGGSIDFNGNGYMLTTKTCLLNKNRNNLTQDELDQRLREIFGLKKIFWLNHGFIQGDDTDSHIDTLARFIDKNIIAFSVCEDKNDPHYDELNKMKDEILSFGFDCVELPIPKPIFYENMRLPATYANFVFVNDALIVPTYNDKNDKIVLNSLQKALPNREIIGVDARVFIRQHGSLHCSCQNHFEI, from the coding sequence ATGATTAAAACATTTGGTGAATGGCATAAACAAAGTGCTCTTTTTGTAGCGCTTCCACATGAAAATACGGACTGGAAAGCTTATTTGGACGAAATTTCACTTAGTTATAGAAAATTTATAAAAGCTGTATCGAAATTTCAAAAAGTCATCACAATAGCTCCAAATTTTACTGATTTTGAAAGAATTTGCTCCGATTTACAAAATGTGGAGTTTGTCAAAATAGATACTAACGACACATGGATTCGTGATTTTGGAGCTATAGATATAAAAGAAAACGGCGAAATCGTAGGATTAAATTTTATTTTTAACGCGTGGGGCGACAAATTTCAAAGCAGTAAAGATAATGCCGTAAATAAAACGCTTTTTAAAAAAATCGGCGGAAATTTAAAAGATATAAACTTGATTTTAGAAGGCGGTAGTATCGATTTTAACGGCAACGGATATATGCTTACGACAAAAACCTGCCTTTTAAATAAAAATAGAAATAATCTTACTCAAGACGAACTTGATCAACGTTTGCGCGAAATTTTCGGACTCAAAAAAATTTTTTGGCTGAATCACGGCTTTATACAAGGCGACGATACAGATTCTCATATCGATACGTTAGCAAGATTTATAGATAAAAACATAATTGCATTCTCTGTTTGCGAAGATAAAAACGATCCGCATTATGATGAGCTGAATAAAATGAAAGATGAAATTTTAAGTTTCGGTTTTGACTGCGTAGAGCTTCCGATTCCAAAGCCGATTTTTTATGAAAATATGCGTTTACCTGCTACTTATGCAAATTTTGTATTTGTAAATGACGCTCTAATCGTGCCGACATACAATGATAAAAATGATAAAATAGTGCTGAATAGTTTGCAAAAAGCTTTGCCAAATCGCGAAATTATAGGAGTTGACGCAAGAGTTTTTATTCGCCAACATGGAAGTTTACACTGCTCGTGCCAAAATCATTTTGAAATTTAG
- a CDS encoding lysophospholipid acyltransferase family protein: MFLGKIKAIIYYIYFVLSVFVVVFFMAIKNSSHRHFRRIWAKFQRYFLRYKIEIIGTPDENANMVILNHQSIIDIVVMEEIHKANLSWIAKKEIARIPIIGKIITLPKMIAIDRSNPRDLVRVLHEVKDRIENNRVIAMFPEGTRRKGDKLLKFQTGAKVITEKLKLKVQPVVLLGTREILDSHNFCANFFGNVKVVYLPLVDTTDKDWLEKTRSKMQEILDENLHEDSNELPDTNENLNETKTDKISEK, translated from the coding sequence ATTTTTTTGGGAAAAATAAAAGCAATTATTTATTATATTTATTTTGTTTTAAGCGTTTTTGTAGTCGTATTTTTTATGGCTATAAAAAACAGTTCTCATCGCCATTTTAGACGTATTTGGGCCAAATTTCAAAGATACTTTTTGAGATATAAAATCGAAATTATAGGCACACCTGATGAAAATGCTAATATGGTAATTTTAAATCATCAAAGTATAATTGATATAGTAGTAATGGAAGAAATTCATAAAGCAAATTTGAGTTGGATTGCAAAAAAAGAGATTGCCAGAATACCGATAATAGGCAAAATTATAACTCTTCCAAAAATGATAGCAATTGATCGTTCAAATCCAAGAGATTTGGTTAGAGTACTTCACGAGGTAAAAGATCGCATTGAAAACAACCGCGTAATTGCAATGTTTCCGGAAGGCACAAGAAGAAAAGGTGATAAACTGTTAAAATTTCAGACAGGTGCAAAAGTAATAACTGAAAAATTAAAACTTAAAGTCCAACCTGTTGTGCTTTTAGGAACAAGAGAAATTTTGGATTCGCATAATTTCTGTGCCAATTTCTTCGGTAATGTCAAAGTTGTTTATCTTCCATTAGTGGATACTACGGATAAAGATTGGCTTGAAAAAACTCGTTCTAAAATGCAAGAAATTTTGGATGAAAATTTACATGAAGATTCAAATGAATTACCGGACACAAACGAAAATTTAAATGAAACAAAAACGGATAAAATTTCAGAAAAATGA
- a CDS encoding SH3 domain-containing protein, translated as MLRFFTILFLIFSFLNAEEVNVNSIDDILKYAPKNEKPAGKISNNKRVPVRLSTGELEKKTNLSLDDLSALAPSDESELKAGEKLYEETRVKQLTIKITNIPKIVYENELFKVDFKADIGQDIFAEPNLEIITNDKIKWINKEKINWIKGNGIFETPLYFEALQGADLENITMRLTRNDEVFAEANASIKLPAIKPLNAKDNFSNIVADSFELKSYKTSKFDDNTNLMTLNLSVKNANLGSFHIDNKSIIKQGVDSAHGDFTNQNGFYFAVIDNKVKSLNFSYFNLKTKKFENFVLNINVEPEDLSTQTGLNPKESKFKVYKNIFIYALAAFLLVLFIASKNITPLIIAVIILISNFLLQKPYGNGTLSQNAVIRILPVGNSSVFYVSKGSENVEILNATDKYFKILLKNGRIGWVEKDKLKRD; from the coding sequence TTGCTAAGATTTTTTACTATTTTATTTCTTATTTTTTCATTTTTAAACGCAGAAGAAGTAAATGTAAATTCCATTGATGATATTTTAAAATATGCACCTAAAAATGAAAAACCTGCCGGTAAAATTTCAAATAACAAAAGAGTTCCGGTAAGACTTAGCACAGGCGAGCTGGAAAAAAAGACAAACTTAAGTTTGGACGATCTTTCGGCTCTTGCGCCAAGCGATGAATCGGAATTAAAAGCCGGTGAAAAACTCTATGAAGAAACACGTGTAAAACAATTAACTATAAAAATTACTAATATACCGAAAATCGTATATGAAAATGAACTTTTTAAAGTTGATTTCAAAGCCGATATCGGTCAAGATATTTTTGCCGAACCGAATCTTGAAATTATAACAAACGACAAAATAAAATGGATAAATAAAGAAAAAATAAATTGGATAAAAGGAAACGGAATTTTTGAAACTCCGCTTTATTTCGAAGCTCTGCAAGGTGCCGATTTAGAAAATATCACAATGCGACTGACAAGAAACGACGAAGTTTTTGCCGAAGCGAATGCAAGCATAAAACTACCTGCTATTAAGCCTTTAAATGCAAAGGATAATTTTTCAAACATTGTAGCGGACAGTTTTGAATTAAAAAGCTATAAAACATCAAAATTTGATGACAATACAAATCTCATGACGCTGAATTTAAGCGTAAAAAATGCGAATCTAGGCTCATTTCATATAGATAACAAATCAATAATCAAGCAAGGCGTAGATTCGGCTCACGGAGATTTTACAAATCAAAACGGTTTTTATTTTGCCGTGATAGACAATAAAGTTAAATCGTTAAATTTCAGTTATTTTAATCTTAAAACCAAAAAATTTGAAAATTTTGTTCTTAATATAAATGTGGAACCGGAAGATCTTAGCACACAAACAGGATTAAATCCAAAAGAGAGTAAATTTAAAGTTTATAAAAATATATTTATTTATGCTCTTGCAGCATTTTTGCTCGTATTATTTATTGCAAGCAAGAATATAACGCCTTTAATTATAGCAGTTATAATACTGATATCAAATTTTTTACTCCAAAAACCTTACGGCAACGGCACTTTATCGCAAAATGCAGTAATTAGAATTTTGCCTGTTGGAAATTCAAGCGTTTTTTATGTTTCAAAAGGCAGTGAAAATGTCGAAATTTTGAACGCAACCGATAAATATTTTAAAATTTTACTGAAAAACGGCAGAATCGGTTGGGTTGAAAAAGATAAATTAAAACGGGACTAG
- the purQ gene encoding phosphoribosylformylglycinamidine synthase I — translation MKVAIINFPGTNCERDTKFAFDLLKAETKIIWHKDDSEICADLVVLPGGFSYGDYLRTAAIAKFSPAMKSVVNFAKKGGYILGICNGFQMLLELGLLDGAMNKNMSLSFISKFHYLKVISNDNKFLHLCKKDEILEIPIAHGEGNYYADENVLKKLYDNEQIILKYCDKDGNSLNPNGSIDDIAGICDKNHKIFGLMPHPERAMQKILGSDDGVKMLKGFFC, via the coding sequence ATGAAAGTAGCAATTATAAATTTTCCAGGCACAAACTGTGAACGCGACACAAAATTCGCTTTTGATTTACTTAAAGCCGAAACTAAAATTATTTGGCACAAGGATGATAGCGAAATTTGTGCCGATTTGGTTGTGCTTCCGGGCGGTTTCAGTTATGGAGATTATTTACGCACTGCCGCAATTGCAAAATTCAGTCCTGCTATGAAATCTGTAGTCAACTTTGCAAAAAAAGGCGGATACATATTAGGTATTTGCAATGGCTTTCAAATGTTGCTTGAATTAGGTCTTTTAGATGGAGCTATGAATAAAAATATGAGTTTAAGTTTTATTTCAAAATTTCACTATCTAAAAGTAATTTCAAATGATAATAAATTTTTACACCTTTGCAAAAAGGATGAAATTTTAGAAATTCCGATAGCGCACGGTGAAGGAAATTATTATGCCGATGAGAACGTTTTAAAAAAACTTTATGATAATGAGCAAATTATTTTAAAATATTGCGATAAAGATGGAAATTCGTTAAATCCGAACGGTTCTATTGACGATATTGCAGGTATTTGCGATAAAAATCACAAAATTTTCGGTCTTATGCCTCATCCCGAACGCGCAATGCAAAAAATCTTAGGCTCTGATGATGGAGTAAAAATGCTTAAAGGCTTTTTTTGCTAA
- the purS gene encoding phosphoribosylformylglycinamidine synthase subunit PurS — translation MKVIVNVKLKNGVLDPQGKAVKHALNSLGFDEVGNVRIGKQIVLDIAGDDKEKIKADTQKMCEELLANPVIEDFEIIL, via the coding sequence ATGAAAGTAATTGTAAATGTAAAACTGAAAAACGGTGTGCTTGATCCTCAAGGAAAGGCGGTTAAGCACGCCTTAAATTCTCTTGGTTTTGATGAAGTCGGCAATGTGCGAATCGGAAAACAAATCGTGCTTGATATTGCAGGAGACGATAAAGAAAAAATCAAAGCAGACACTCAAAAAATGTGTGAAGAGTTATTAGCAAATCCTGTTATAGAAGATTTTGAGATAATTTTATGA
- the purC gene encoding phosphoribosylaminoimidazolesuccinocarboxamide synthase: MKVTKKDMIYEGKGKKMWSVAEDENLLIAEFKDDLTAFNGIKKSSEKGKGALNNKISTQLFHLLEKNGIKTDLVETINDTEQVVKKVKIFPLEVIARNIATGSLTKRLGIKDGTVLPFTLVEFCYKDDDLGDPILNDDHALLLGAVKDKNELENLRQTAIKINKILKEFFATKNLKLVDFKIELGKDKDGNILLADEISPDSCRFWDAKTNEKLDKDRFRQSIGNVKVAYEEVLRRILS, from the coding sequence ATGAAAGTTACAAAAAAAGATATGATTTATGAAGGCAAAGGCAAAAAAATGTGGTCTGTTGCCGAAGATGAAAATCTTTTGATTGCTGAATTTAAAGATGATTTAACCGCTTTTAACGGAATCAAAAAATCAAGTGAAAAAGGAAAAGGAGCGCTAAATAATAAAATTTCAACTCAACTTTTCCATCTTTTGGAAAAAAACGGTATAAAAACCGATTTGGTTGAAACTATCAACGATACAGAGCAAGTTGTAAAAAAAGTTAAAATTTTTCCACTTGAAGTAATTGCAAGAAATATTGCCACAGGCTCACTTACAAAGCGACTTGGCATAAAAGACGGCACTGTTTTACCTTTTACTTTAGTTGAGTTTTGCTACAAAGACGACGATTTGGGAGATCCTATTTTAAATGACGATCATGCACTACTTTTAGGCGCTGTAAAAGACAAAAATGAGCTTGAAAATTTAAGACAAACAGCAATTAAAATAAATAAAATTTTAAAAGAATTTTTCGCAACAAAAAATTTAAAACTTGTTGATTTTAAAATTGAGCTTGGCAAAGACAAAGACGGAAATATCTTGCTTGCCGATGAAATAAGCCCTGACAGCTGCAGATTTTGGGACGCTAAAACAAACGAAAAACTAGATAAAGACAGATTTCGCCAAAGTATAGGCAACGTAAAAGTAGCGTATGAGGAAGTTTTAAGACGAATCTTATCGTAA
- a CDS encoding S41 family peptidase, translating into MKKKFLIIFTIFCVFANVLNAKDSEKSRLEALAKLTKTMAIVENNYVDELSFSQIVDKAISGLMSNLDAHSSFMDEQAFNDTKIQTEGEFGGLGITVGMKDGALTVIAPIEGTPADKAGLKANDVILRIDNNATFGISIDEAVKKMRGKPKTSINLTIVRKGEMKPFDVKIVRDMIKVESVYAKMIEKDDILYLRVTNFDQHVTNDAKKFIQENAKAKGIILDLRNNPGGLLEQAIGLANLFIGKGTIVSQKGRNKNENISYEADPKKKITNLPLAVLINSGSASASEIVSGALQDTKRGIIIGENSFGKGSVQVILPIEDKEALRLTIAKYYLPSGRTIQAVGVAPDLVVFPGKVPADQNEFSIKEADLKKHLEGELAKIEPVKSDSKNDDKIITQKQVNDDIQLKTAIDTIKVLNIH; encoded by the coding sequence GTGAAAAAAAAATTTCTTATTATTTTTACAATTTTTTGCGTATTCGCTAATGTATTAAATGCAAAAGACAGCGAAAAAAGTAGACTTGAGGCACTTGCAAAATTAACCAAAACAATGGCAATAGTTGAAAATAACTATGTTGATGAACTGAGTTTTTCTCAAATCGTAGATAAAGCCATAAGCGGGCTTATGAGTAATCTTGACGCACATTCTAGTTTCATGGATGAACAAGCTTTTAATGACACCAAAATTCAAACTGAAGGTGAATTCGGCGGACTTGGAATAACAGTCGGAATGAAAGACGGCGCATTAACAGTAATCGCACCGATTGAAGGCACACCTGCCGATAAAGCCGGACTTAAAGCAAATGACGTAATTTTAAGAATTGATAATAACGCCACTTTTGGAATTTCAATAGATGAAGCCGTTAAAAAAATGCGCGGCAAACCAAAAACTTCAATAAACTTGACAATCGTTCGAAAAGGCGAAATGAAGCCATTTGATGTAAAAATAGTCCGCGATATGATAAAAGTGGAATCCGTATATGCTAAAATGATTGAAAAAGATGATATATTATATCTTAGAGTTACAAATTTTGACCAACATGTAACGAATGACGCCAAAAAATTCATACAGGAAAATGCAAAAGCAAAAGGCATAATTTTGGATCTTAGAAATAATCCTGGCGGACTTTTGGAGCAAGCTATCGGTCTTGCAAATCTATTTATAGGAAAAGGCACAATCGTATCTCAAAAAGGTCGAAATAAAAATGAAAATATATCTTACGAAGCGGATCCTAAGAAAAAAATTACAAACTTGCCTTTGGCTGTTTTGATAAACTCAGGAAGTGCAAGTGCAAGTGAAATCGTAAGCGGAGCTTTGCAAGATACTAAAAGAGGTATCATTATCGGAGAAAATAGCTTTGGAAAAGGCAGCGTGCAAGTAATTTTGCCTATTGAAGACAAAGAGGCTCTTCGCCTGACAATTGCAAAATACTATTTGCCAAGTGGTAGAACTATACAAGCTGTCGGTGTCGCTCCGGATTTAGTAGTATTTCCCGGAAAAGTTCCTGCCGATCAAAATGAATTTTCAATAAAAGAAGCCGATCTTAAAAAACATTTGGAGGGCGAACTTGCCAAAATAGAACCGGTTAAATCTGATAGTAAAAATGATGATAAAATAATAACTCAAAAACAAGTAAATGATGATATACAATTAAAAACAGCTATTGATACAATAAAGGTTTTAAATATACATTAA